The Nocardia sp. NBC_01329 sequence CAAGAAGCTGTCCTGGGCCGACCTCATGATCTTCACCGGTAACGTCGCGCTGGAATCCATGGGCTTCGAGACCTACGGCTTCGCCGGTGGGCGTGCCGATCTGTGGGAGCCGGACGAGGACGTCTACTGGGGCCCGGAAACGGGCTGGCTCGACGACGAGCGCTACAGCGGGGAACGCGATCTGGAGAACTCGCTGGGCGCGGTCCAGATGGGTCTGATCTACGTCAATCCCGAAGGCCCGAACGGCAACCCCGATCCGCTGGCCGCGGCCGTGGACATCAAGGAAACCTTCGCCCGGATGGGGATGGACCATGAGGAGACCATCGCGCTCATCGCCGGCGGTCACACCTTCGGCAAGGGCCACGGCGCCGGTGACGCCGCACTCGTCGGTGCCGAGCCCGAGGGCGGGCTCATCGAGCAGCAGGGCTTCGGTTGGAAGAGCACGCACAGTTCCGGTAAGGGCGGCGACGCGATCACCAGCGGTCTGGAGGTCACCTGGACCACCAAACCGACGCAGTGGACGAACGATTTCTTCGAGATCCTCTTCGGCTACGAGTGGGAACTCACCAAGAGCCCGGCCGGTGCCAACCAGTGGATCGCCAAGGATGCCGAAGAGATCATCCCCGACGCGCACGACCCGGCCGGGCGCAAGAAGCCGATGATGCTGACCACCGACCTCGCGCTGCGGTTCGACCCGGAGTTCGAGCCGATCTCGCGCCGCTTCCTGGAGAATCCGGACCAGTTCGCGGACGCTTTCGCTCGCGCCTGGTACAAGCTGACCCACCGCGATATGGGCCCGGTCGAGCGCTACCTGGGTGCGGAGGTCCCCTCCGAGGTCCTGCTCTGGCAGGACCCGATCCCGGCCGTGGACTTCGAGGTGATCGACGAAGCCGATATCGCCGCGCTCAAGGAACAGGTCCTGGCCACCGGCCTGACCGTTCCGCAGCTGGTGTCCACCGCGTGGGCCTCGGCCTCGACGTTCCGGTCCAGCGATAAGCGCGGCGGTGCCAACGGTGCCCGCATCCGGCTGGAACCGCAGAAGAGCTGGGATATCAACGAACCCGAGCAGCTGGCGACCGTGCTGAGCGCGCTGGAGAAGGTCCGGGAGTCGTTCAACGGCGCCCAGTCCGGCAGTAAGAAGGTGTCGCTGGCCGATCTGATCGTGATCGCCGGTGCCGCCGGTGTCGAGCAGGCCGCGAAGGCGGCGGGCGTGCAGGTCACCGTGCCGGTGGCGCCCGGGCGCAACGACGCGCTGCAGGAGCAGACCGATGTGGATTCCTTCGCGGTACTCGAACCCCGCGCCGACGGTTTCCGCAACTACATCGGTAAAGGTCACCGGCTGCCGTCGGAGCACCTGCTGATCGATCGCGCGAACCTCCTCGGTGTGACCGCTCCGGAACTGACCGTGCTCATCGGTGGCCTGCGAGTGCTGGGTGCGAACTACAAGCAGTCCGAGCAGGGGGCGTTCACCGACAAGGTCGGGACACTCACCAACGACTTCTTCGTGAACCTGCTCGATATGGGTATCGAGTGGAAGTCCACCGACGAGTCCCAGGAGACCTTCGAGGCCCGCGATACCGTGACCGGCGAGGTCAAGTGGACCGGTACTCGCTACGACCTGCTGTTCGGCTCGAACTCCGAACTGCGCGCGGTGGCCGAGGTGTACGCGGCCGACGACGCGAAGGAAAAGTTCGTGCGCGATTTCGTATCGGCCTGGAACAAGGTGATCAATGCGGACCGGTTCGATCTGGTCTGATCCGGACTGCGTGACCGGATAGCAGTAGCGGAGCGCCCGGAAGTCCTCCGACTCCCGGGCGCTCCGCTGTGTACGGGTCGTGGCGGCTCAGGCACGCAGGCAGTGGAGGGCCGCTGCCAGGACGGCGTCGGCGTAGGCGGGCGTGAGGCCGCCGAGTCCGAGTGACCAGCGGGTCTGAACGGGACCCAACAGCAGATCGATCGCGAGTTCGAGATCGAGGTCCGGCCGCAACTCCCCCGCTTCGATCGCGGAGGTCAGCCGGGTGGCGACGGCGGCGCGCTGTGGCAGCAGCAGACGTTCCCGATAGGTGGCGGCGAGGTCGGCGTCCTGCTGGATCTCCACCGACATCGCGCGCAGGAAAGCTGCGGTCCGGGGGTCGGTGAGCGTCTCGACCGAGCCACGCAACAGCGTGCGCAGGTCGGAGTCGATATCGCCGGTATCCGGGAGGGCGAGCCCTTCGGGGCCGGCGTCGGATTCCAGCATGGCTTCGAACACCACCGCCCCCTTCGACGGCCACCACCGGTAGATGGTCTGTTTACCGACTCCGGCGCGGGCCGCGATGGCCTCGACGGTGAGCTTGGCGTAGGGGATCTCGCCGATGAGGTCGGCGGTCGCGGTGAGGATCGCAGTGCGGGCCCGGTGGCTGCGGCGCGTGGCCGGAGTCTCTGCCATGGGCCGACCTTAGCATCAGCGAGACGGAACGTCTCGTCTTGACAATGAACACGCTCGCTGTCACTCTTGGCGAGACGAAACGTCTCGTTCCGAAAGGGGTCCTTGTGACCAGAACATGGTTTATCACCGGCGCCAACCGCGGTCTGGGCCGCGCCTTCACCGAAGCGGCACTCGCCCACGGCGACCACGTGGTGGGAACAGCCCGCGACCCCCGCACCCTGGAGGATCTCGCCCAGGACCGGCTCACGGTCCTCCCCCTCGACGTCCGCGACCGCGACGATGTGCGCGCGACCGTGGACAAGGCCATAGCGGCCACCGGCTCGCTCGACATCATCGTCAACAACGCCGGATACGGACTCGTCGGCGCCATCGAGGAATTCTCCGAATCCCAGATCCGCGACCAGATGGATACCAACTTCTACGGCGCCGTCTGGGTATCCCAAGCCGCAGCCCCTCATCTGCGCAACCGAGGACACGGCCATATCGTGCAGATATCCACCGTCGGAGCGGTCGGCAGTATGCCGCTGTTCGGTATGTACAACGCCGGGAAATGGGCGCTGGAAGGGTTCAGCGCGGCACTCGCCGATGAACTCCGCCCCTTCGGTATCGCGGTCACGATCGCGCAGCTGGGCGGATTCGCCACCGACTGGGCCGGATCGAGTATGCGTTTCGCGACCGCGAATCCCGTCTACGCCGATCTGCGCACCGCGACACTCGGCACGGCGGACTACCCCGATCCGCGCGCTGTCGCGACCGAACCGGCTGCCGCCGAGGGAACCGAGGAGGCGGAATGGGTGGACGCCGACCCGGCTGTCGCCGCGGCCGCCGTCCTGGAACTGGTGAATCTTCCCGACCCGCCACTGCGCAAGATCATCGGACCCGGCGCTCAGCAGATGGTGGCCATCGCCCTGGACCAGCGGCGCCAGGACTACGCCCGCGACCCCGAATTCAACTGGCCCACCTGAACAATTCCGCATGGTGGATCTGCGCGAAGAATCCGCCCACGAGTACCCGGCCGACGAAGAGCCGGTACTCGTCCACCAGCCGGGCCGCTACCAGACCAGGGTGTAATCCGGGATCCGCACCCGGCCGAAGAAACGTTTCGCGATATCGCTGCCATCGCAGTTGTAGCCGTTCATGATATCGGCCAGCTCGGTCGCCAGCTCCTGCAACTGCGGACTGACGCATTCGATGCTGTCCTCGATCACCCAGCCCCACTCCCGCGGAACGTTGTCGATCGTGATATCGATGCACCCGTGATGAGGTAGGTCCACTGTGATCTCGATCTGCACCGGCGCGTCACCGAGCGGATCCCGTATCGCCGGCTCGCCGAGGCGGGTCTGCGGGGCGAACATGATGCGGCCGAGCGCGATATCGGCCCGGATCATCTCGGCCACCGACGGCAGCGCGGCATGTTTACCGACGCGGTGATGACGATTCCCGTACGTGCGGTCACCGGTCGCCGAATAGCCGGAGCGGTCCAGCATCCGATCCAGCATGCGCTGTGCGGTCGCGCGTTCGTCGGCGCCGGTATTGGGGTGCTCGATGAGGGCACGCAAGCGCATGATCCGATGGCTCGTAATGATCGCCATACCTGGAAGAGTATCGAAATCGGGGCTCGTCCGGCGCCTCAGTCTCGGGTGCGTCCCCCGGAACCTCCCGCACTCGCGATCACCGTCGTCAGATGCTCGTCCGGTGTCTGCCACCCGGAGCCCGCACCACGGATCGCTGCCGGTGAACGAACGGCGGTCCACACCTCCAGCACCCCGAACGCCGTGATGCAGCAGCCCGCGACGAGAGCCAGTGTCGCGATATCGTCGAACGGCGCGATCGCGATCACCAGCCCGGCGGTGAGCGTCATCAGACCGAACACTTCCTGTTTCCCGCTGCCGGTCACCTCATCGTCGTCCCACACCCCCGCCACCGCGTGCGCGATCCCCCGTACCGACCACGCCAGCCCCAGCCACATCGCCAGCAACAGCGTCCAGTCGCCCGCCCGAAAACACAGAGCCGCCGTCAACAGCGATACCAGCGCGGCGAGCAGCAGCAACGCCCGCGGGAATCGGCCCAGCCGGCTGCCGAACGCCACTGCGGCCAGGGTCACCGCGCCGCACAACAGCGAGAACATGAACAGGTTGCCGACCGTACCCAGGGATTTGTCCGGCCAGAGCACCGTCGCCACCCCGATCACCACCGAACAGACCCCCATCGCCAGCATTGTCTGGCGG is a genomic window containing:
- a CDS encoding DUF308 domain-containing protein — translated: MPTYEEAEAAPVFGRGVRQTMLAMGVCSVVIGVATVLWPDKSLGTVGNLFMFSLLCGAVTLAAVAFGSRLGRFPRALLLLAALVSLLTAALCFRAGDWTLLLAMWLGLAWSVRGIAHAVAGVWDDDEVTGSGKQEVFGLMTLTAGLVIAIAPFDDIATLALVAGCCITAFGVLEVWTAVRSPAAIRGAGSGWQTPDEHLTTVIASAGGSGGRTRD
- the katG gene encoding catalase/peroxidase HPI; translated protein: MPDSTTGQCPFAAKHPTTGAGNRDWWPNQLNLKILRKNAPASDPMEPDFDYATEFKTLDLNEVRRDITAILTDSQDWWPADFGHYGPLMIRMAWHSAGTYRTSDGRGGAGGGMQRFAPLNSWPDNGNLDKARRLLWPVKKKYGKKLSWADLMIFTGNVALESMGFETYGFAGGRADLWEPDEDVYWGPETGWLDDERYSGERDLENSLGAVQMGLIYVNPEGPNGNPDPLAAAVDIKETFARMGMDHEETIALIAGGHTFGKGHGAGDAALVGAEPEGGLIEQQGFGWKSTHSSGKGGDAITSGLEVTWTTKPTQWTNDFFEILFGYEWELTKSPAGANQWIAKDAEEIIPDAHDPAGRKKPMMLTTDLALRFDPEFEPISRRFLENPDQFADAFARAWYKLTHRDMGPVERYLGAEVPSEVLLWQDPIPAVDFEVIDEADIAALKEQVLATGLTVPQLVSTAWASASTFRSSDKRGGANGARIRLEPQKSWDINEPEQLATVLSALEKVRESFNGAQSGSKKVSLADLIVIAGAAGVEQAAKAAGVQVTVPVAPGRNDALQEQTDVDSFAVLEPRADGFRNYIGKGHRLPSEHLLIDRANLLGVTAPELTVLIGGLRVLGANYKQSEQGAFTDKVGTLTNDFFVNLLDMGIEWKSTDESQETFEARDTVTGEVKWTGTRYDLLFGSNSELRAVAEVYAADDAKEKFVRDFVSAWNKVINADRFDLV
- a CDS encoding TetR/AcrR family transcriptional regulator; the encoded protein is MAETPATRRSHRARTAILTATADLIGEIPYAKLTVEAIAARAGVGKQTIYRWWPSKGAVVFEAMLESDAGPEGLALPDTGDIDSDLRTLLRGSVETLTDPRTAAFLRAMSVEIQQDADLAATYRERLLLPQRAAVATRLTSAIEAGELRPDLDLELAIDLLLGPVQTRWSLGLGGLTPAYADAVLAAALHCLRA
- a CDS encoding SDR family NAD(P)-dependent oxidoreductase, giving the protein MTRTWFITGANRGLGRAFTEAALAHGDHVVGTARDPRTLEDLAQDRLTVLPLDVRDRDDVRATVDKAIAATGSLDIIVNNAGYGLVGAIEEFSESQIRDQMDTNFYGAVWVSQAAAPHLRNRGHGHIVQISTVGAVGSMPLFGMYNAGKWALEGFSAALADELRPFGIAVTIAQLGGFATDWAGSSMRFATANPVYADLRTATLGTADYPDPRAVATEPAAAEGTEEAEWVDADPAVAAAAVLELVNLPDPPLRKIIGPGAQQMVAIALDQRRQDYARDPEFNWPT